In Leisingera sp. NJS204, the following are encoded in one genomic region:
- a CDS encoding adenylate/guanylate cyclase domain-containing protein, which translates to MIQIDVNSGPLIAWLMEQGLQGAQQQDLLQGYCQRLVDAGVPLWRFHLAQRAFHPKFGGLGFNWTRTDGISHEHYEYRESPREEWLRSPFFHILEHNLEEFRERIEDSAPAEFPLLPELRERGATDYFAKGVRFAPPEAGPNDPRHPQEGMLVSWSSDRPGGFSNRELDLIRTTLPHLGLALKSSSNRQMASDLLQVYLGRDAGRRVLSGEIQRGSSQQIDAVLCLFDLKGFTQLAERLPGTELIEMLNGYFGLAVETIQAHGGNILKFMGDGMLTMFNLGSIEEDAHAALAAANELCGKVRAFNSEREERGLPTAGFTLALHAGTILYGNIGAENRLDFTVIGQAVNQTARIAGMHRSVGQSIIMSEDVQKAAKGTNHDLVSLGRYMLRGVAEPIELYTIYRGNCGCDG; encoded by the coding sequence ATGATACAGATTGATGTCAATTCCGGACCGTTGATTGCCTGGCTGATGGAGCAGGGGCTTCAAGGCGCGCAGCAGCAGGATCTTTTGCAGGGATATTGCCAGCGTCTGGTCGATGCCGGAGTGCCGCTGTGGCGGTTCCACCTGGCACAGCGCGCCTTCCACCCGAAGTTCGGTGGTCTCGGCTTCAATTGGACCCGCACCGACGGCATCAGCCACGAGCACTACGAATACCGCGAGTCCCCGCGCGAGGAATGGCTGCGCAGCCCGTTCTTCCATATTCTGGAGCACAATCTGGAAGAGTTCCGGGAAAGGATCGAAGACAGTGCCCCGGCAGAATTTCCGCTGTTGCCTGAATTGCGGGAGCGCGGGGCGACCGATTACTTCGCCAAAGGCGTGCGGTTTGCACCGCCCGAAGCGGGTCCGAACGATCCGCGCCATCCGCAGGAAGGCATGCTGGTTTCCTGGTCATCAGACCGGCCCGGCGGGTTCAGCAACCGCGAGCTGGATCTGATCCGTACCACGCTGCCGCATCTGGGGCTGGCGCTGAAATCCTCTTCCAACCGGCAGATGGCCAGTGATCTTTTGCAGGTCTATCTGGGCCGCGATGCGGGCCGCCGGGTTTTGTCAGGCGAAATTCAACGCGGTTCCTCGCAGCAGATCGATGCTGTGCTCTGCCTGTTTGACCTTAAGGGCTTTACCCAGCTGGCGGAACGGCTGCCCGGAACCGAGCTGATCGAGATGCTGAACGGCTATTTCGGCCTGGCGGTGGAAACCATCCAGGCGCATGGCGGCAATATCCTCAAGTTCATGGGCGACGGCATGCTGACCATGTTCAACCTCGGCAGTATCGAGGAGGACGCCCATGCGGCCCTTGCGGCGGCCAATGAACTGTGCGGCAAAGTGCGTGCCTTCAACTCCGAGCGCGAAGAGCGGGGACTGCCCACCGCGGGCTTTACCCTGGCGCTGCACGCGGGAACCATCCTTTACGGTAATATCGGTGCAGAGAACCGGCTTGATTTCACCGTCATCGGCCAGGCGGTGAACCAGACCGCCCGGATCGCGGGGATGCACCGTTCGGTCGGCCAAAGCATCATCATGTCCGAAGACGTGCAGAAGGCGGCCAAAGGCACCAACCACGATCTGGTGTCGCTGGGCCGCTACATGCTGCGCGGAGTGGCCGAGCCGATTGAGCTTTACACCATTTACCGCGGCAATTGCGGCTGCGATGGCTAA
- a CDS encoding MBL fold metallo-hydrolase, whose protein sequence is MAKAFASQGDMTEKKITFDEIGEGLYAFTAEGDPNSGVIIGDDSVMIIEAQATPRLANKVIECVRSVTDKPITHVALTHYHAVRVLGASAFGAQQVIMGDAARAMVVERGQEDWDSEFQRFPRLFEGHESIPGLTWPTTTFSDDMTVYLGNRRVDLMHLGRAHTAGDIVIHVPDQNVMFTGDIVEYHSACYCGDGHFSDWGDTLDNIKSFDVDAIAPGRGDALVGKDMVNAAIENTRGFVESTYRPAAKVAARNGTLKEAWDAVRAECDPKFSDYAIYEHCLPFNVARAYDEARGIDTPRIWTAQRDLEMWEALQG, encoded by the coding sequence ATGGCAAAAGCTTTTGCGTCCCAAGGGGACATGACCGAAAAGAAAATCACCTTTGATGAGATTGGCGAAGGCCTCTATGCTTTCACCGCCGAGGGAGATCCCAACTCCGGTGTGATCATCGGCGACGACAGCGTGATGATTATTGAGGCACAGGCCACCCCGCGGCTGGCGAACAAGGTGATCGAATGCGTTCGGTCAGTGACCGACAAGCCGATTACCCATGTGGCACTGACCCATTACCACGCGGTGCGGGTTCTGGGCGCCTCGGCATTTGGCGCGCAGCAGGTCATCATGGGCGATGCGGCCCGTGCCATGGTGGTGGAACGCGGCCAGGAAGACTGGGACAGCGAGTTCCAGCGCTTCCCGCGGCTGTTCGAAGGCCATGAAAGCATTCCGGGCCTGACCTGGCCGACCACGACTTTTTCCGACGATATGACCGTGTATCTTGGCAACCGGCGGGTCGATCTGATGCACCTGGGCCGGGCCCATACCGCAGGCGACATCGTGATCCATGTGCCGGATCAGAACGTTATGTTCACCGGTGACATCGTGGAATACCACTCCGCCTGCTACTGCGGTGACGGCCACTTCAGCGACTGGGGCGATACGCTGGACAACATCAAGTCATTCGACGTGGACGCCATCGCACCTGGCCGCGGCGACGCGCTGGTTGGCAAGGACATGGTGAATGCCGCAATCGAAAACACCCGCGGCTTTGTCGAGAGCACGTACCGTCCCGCCGCCAAGGTAGCCGCCCGCAATGGCACCCTGAAAGAGGCCTGGGACGCCGTGCGTGCCGAGTGCGACCCGAAGTTCTCGGATTATGCGATCTACGAGCATTGCCTGCCTTTCAACGTCGCCCGCGCCTATGACGAGGCCCGCGGCATCGACACCCCGCGTATTTGGACCGCCCAGCGCGATCTGGAGATGTGGGAGGCCCTGCAGGGCTGA
- the maiA gene encoding maleylacetoacetate isomerase — translation MGSTLLFDYWRSSASYRLRIALNLGEIEYTSVPVDLVKGEHKSPEHLARNPQGFVPVLEIDGLRLTQSLGILDYLDETRNLGLLPKDPGLRAKARALAHSVAVDVHPVCNLQVARHATQISSGAADMPKAWMQHFIRPGLQAFEALLAGFSQSPFCIGKTPGLADICLMPQLYNARRWEVDFANLPRICAVETACAAHPAFAAAHPDQLR, via the coding sequence ATGGGCAGCACGCTTCTTTTTGACTACTGGCGATCATCGGCCAGCTACCGGCTGCGCATCGCGCTGAACCTGGGTGAAATCGAATACACCTCGGTCCCGGTTGATCTGGTTAAGGGCGAGCACAAGAGCCCGGAGCACTTGGCCCGCAACCCGCAGGGCTTTGTACCGGTGCTTGAGATCGACGGGCTGCGTCTGACCCAATCACTGGGGATTCTGGATTACCTGGACGAAACCCGGAACCTCGGCCTATTGCCCAAAGACCCAGGCCTGCGTGCCAAGGCACGGGCGTTGGCCCATTCGGTTGCGGTGGATGTGCATCCGGTCTGTAACTTGCAAGTGGCCAGACACGCGACCCAGATCAGCAGCGGTGCGGCGGACATGCCCAAGGCCTGGATGCAGCATTTCATCCGGCCTGGCCTGCAAGCGTTTGAAGCATTACTTGCCGGCTTCAGCCAGTCACCCTTTTGCATTGGAAAAACACCGGGGCTCGCCGATATCTGCCTGATGCCGCAGCTTTACAATGCACGCCGCTGGGAAGTGGACTTTGCGAACCTGCCACGGATCTGCGCCGTGGAAACAGCCTGCGCGGCGCACCCTGCTTTTGCCGCGGCGCACCCGGATCAGCTCCGCTGA
- a CDS encoding energy-coupling factor transporter transmembrane component T family protein, which yields MGLEASWEGLWRATEIALTANAVILAVMTLVGSMEPVTMGHALFALKMPERLVHLMMFTIRYIDVLREEYQRLRTSMKLRGFRPGTNWHTYRSYGYLVGMMLVRSIERSERILAAMKCRGFSGRIILLEDFRFNRSDLLFAAALSAALAALIWAEAAYAAS from the coding sequence TTGGGGCTGGAGGCCAGCTGGGAAGGCCTGTGGCGTGCAACCGAGATTGCCCTTACCGCCAATGCGGTGATCCTTGCGGTTATGACACTGGTGGGTTCGATGGAGCCGGTAACCATGGGCCACGCGCTCTTTGCCCTCAAGATGCCGGAGCGGCTGGTGCACCTGATGATGTTCACCATCCGCTACATCGACGTTCTGCGCGAGGAATACCAGCGCCTGCGCACCTCGATGAAGCTGCGCGGCTTCCGACCCGGAACCAATTGGCACACCTACCGCAGCTATGGCTATCTGGTTGGCATGATGCTGGTGCGCTCCATCGAACGGTCGGAGCGCATTCTGGCGGCGATGAAATGCCGGGGGTTCTCCGGCCGCATCATCCTGCTGGAGGATTTTCGTTTCAACCGGTCCGACCTGCTGTTTGCCGCGGCGTTGTCCGCCGCACTTGCTGCCCTGATCTGGGCGGAGGCCGCCTATGCCGCTTCTTGA
- the fahA gene encoding fumarylacetoacetase, translated as MPLLKSWVASANDAAHPFPLNNLPYGVFSVEGDDPRCGVAIGGMILDMQAAEETGLIQLGDAPLFDVPYWNDLMEEGPAVWAALRERLTALLSDGAAEQEKVEALLVSAVDAELHMPFAVSEYTDFYAGKNHAFNVGTMFRGPENALPPNWLHIPIGYNGRASSVVVSGTEVRRPWGQLKGPNDAAPRWAPCARFDIELEMGAIVGTPSDGPITVQEADDHIFGYVLLNDWSARDIQAWEYQPLGPFQAKATANSISPWIVTKAALEPFRCDTPEREVELLDHLKDCGPMLYDIDLEVTMAPEGKEATTIARTNYKEMYYSAAQQLAHHTTSGCPMNAGDLLGSGTISGPSKESRGSLLELSWGGKEPLTLDSGEERSFIADGDTLTLRGAAKGDGYSIGFGDCTGTVLAALEDPYAR; from the coding sequence ATGCCTCTGCTGAAATCCTGGGTGGCCTCGGCCAATGACGCGGCCCACCCGTTCCCGCTGAACAACCTGCCATATGGCGTGTTCTCTGTTGAGGGCGATGACCCGCGCTGCGGCGTGGCCATTGGCGGCATGATCCTGGACATGCAGGCCGCCGAAGAGACCGGGCTGATCCAGCTGGGCGATGCGCCGCTGTTCGACGTGCCCTATTGGAACGACCTGATGGAAGAAGGCCCCGCAGTATGGGCCGCACTGCGTGAACGGCTGACTGCGCTGCTTTCCGACGGCGCTGCCGAACAGGAAAAGGTGGAAGCCCTGCTGGTCTCCGCTGTGGATGCCGAGCTGCACATGCCCTTTGCAGTCAGCGAATACACCGACTTCTATGCCGGCAAAAACCACGCCTTCAACGTTGGCACAATGTTTCGCGGCCCGGAAAACGCGCTGCCGCCGAACTGGCTGCACATCCCGATCGGCTATAACGGACGGGCATCCTCTGTGGTGGTCTCCGGCACCGAAGTGCGCCGCCCCTGGGGACAGCTGAAAGGCCCCAATGATGCAGCCCCCCGCTGGGCCCCCTGCGCGCGGTTCGATATCGAACTGGAGATGGGCGCCATTGTCGGCACGCCTTCGGACGGTCCGATTACTGTGCAAGAGGCCGATGACCATATCTTTGGCTATGTGCTGCTGAACGATTGGTCGGCGCGCGACATTCAGGCCTGGGAATACCAGCCGCTGGGGCCGTTCCAGGCAAAGGCGACCGCCAATTCGATCAGCCCCTGGATCGTGACCAAAGCAGCACTGGAGCCGTTCCGCTGCGACACGCCCGAGCGCGAGGTGGAGCTGCTGGACCACCTGAAGGACTGCGGGCCGATGCTCTATGACATCGACCTGGAAGTCACCATGGCGCCGGAAGGCAAAGAGGCGACCACCATCGCGCGAACCAACTACAAGGAAATGTACTACTCCGCCGCGCAGCAGCTGGCACATCACACCACCTCGGGCTGCCCGATGAATGCAGGCGACCTTTTGGGGTCCGGCACCATCTCCGGCCCAAGCAAGGAAAGCCGCGGCTCGTTGCTGGAGTTGAGCTGGGGCGGCAAGGAACCACTGACGCTGGACAGTGGCGAAGAGCGCTCCTTCATTGCCGATGGCGACACGCTGACCCTGCGGGGCGCGGCAAAGGGCGACGGCTATTCCATCGGGTTCGGCGACTGCACCGGCACCGTTCTGGCCGCCCTTGAAGACCCCTACGCAAGATAA
- a CDS encoding MarR family winged helix-turn-helix transcriptional regulator: protein MNEKDDFALQDFLPYLLNRAAEESSLGFQKHYKNRYGMLRTEWRVLFHLGNYGEMTAKEIGTRAKIHKTKISRAVAKLSEKRFVTRTRDENDRRAEHLTLTAAGEAAYKDLREHALQFDTGICARFTTGEVAILRYMLRNLAEIDP, encoded by the coding sequence ATGAACGAAAAAGATGATTTTGCCTTGCAGGATTTCCTGCCGTATCTGTTGAACCGGGCGGCTGAGGAAAGCTCGCTGGGTTTCCAAAAACACTACAAAAACCGCTATGGAATGCTGCGCACAGAGTGGAGGGTGCTGTTCCACCTGGGCAACTACGGTGAGATGACCGCCAAGGAAATCGGTACGCGGGCAAAGATCCACAAGACCAAAATCAGCCGCGCCGTGGCCAAACTATCGGAAAAGCGGTTTGTGACCCGCACCCGCGATGAAAATGACCGGCGGGCCGAACATTTGACCCTGACTGCCGCTGGGGAGGCCGCCTATAAAGATCTGCGCGAACATGCGTTGCAGTTCGACACCGGCATCTGCGCCCGGTTCACCACCGGCGAAGTTGCAATTTTGCGGTACATGCTGCGCAATTTAGCAGAGATAGACCCATAG
- a CDS encoding pyridoxal phosphate-dependent decarboxylase family protein, translating into MPESKVIEDIVQQADGGLHKMAAPTFFGYVLGASHPVGVAADFLVSAWGQNAGSSFETPAITGMERAVCNWVIELLSLPAESGAGLVTGGTVANMAGIMAARHALLAAQGWDVEADGLFGAPEIPVLIGQDAHSAPFAALRYAGFGASRTQTVAADSEGRIKPDAFRAAINRCSKPPLVILQAGQINTGAFDPFDELIPMVREKKGWVHVDGAFGLWLAAVPELADRLEGVGEADSWAIDLHKWLNAPFDAGMVIVRDRAPLVASMSARGAYLPETTEHWEPSDSTPELSRRARGVPSYAILRHLGRAGVRDLVAHHCRLAERIARTVSNEPGLTVLNRIHSNQVAICCGDGTDDGKLTMQVLRRVQENGKVYPTHGEWAGRKIIRASVIGYGMQEEDADLLSTEIIDAYRCCVADVR; encoded by the coding sequence GTGCCGGAGAGTAAGGTTATCGAGGATATCGTGCAGCAGGCTGACGGCGGGCTGCACAAAATGGCAGCCCCGACCTTCTTCGGCTATGTCCTTGGTGCGTCGCATCCCGTTGGTGTAGCTGCTGATTTTTTAGTGTCAGCCTGGGGGCAGAACGCGGGTTCATCCTTTGAGACACCAGCAATCACGGGTATGGAGCGCGCCGTCTGCAACTGGGTTATTGAATTGCTGTCGCTGCCTGCCGAAAGCGGAGCCGGATTGGTGACCGGCGGTACGGTTGCAAACATGGCTGGCATTATGGCGGCACGCCATGCGCTGCTGGCCGCTCAGGGTTGGGATGTCGAAGCTGATGGGCTTTTCGGGGCACCGGAGATTCCGGTTTTGATCGGACAAGACGCGCATTCTGCGCCATTTGCAGCCCTGCGCTACGCCGGATTTGGAGCAAGCCGCACACAAACTGTAGCTGCCGACAGCGAAGGGAGGATTAAGCCGGACGCCTTTCGGGCAGCAATAAACCGGTGCAGCAAACCGCCGCTTGTGATCCTGCAGGCAGGTCAAATAAACACTGGCGCCTTCGATCCGTTTGACGAATTGATCCCAATGGTACGCGAGAAGAAGGGCTGGGTTCATGTCGATGGAGCGTTCGGGCTATGGCTCGCTGCAGTGCCCGAGCTTGCAGATCGGCTGGAGGGGGTCGGCGAAGCGGACAGCTGGGCAATCGACCTGCACAAGTGGCTTAACGCTCCTTTCGATGCCGGCATGGTTATAGTACGCGACCGTGCGCCGCTCGTTGCGTCGATGTCTGCCCGTGGCGCCTATCTGCCTGAGACCACTGAGCATTGGGAGCCAAGTGATTCAACGCCTGAATTATCCCGGCGGGCAAGAGGTGTCCCTAGCTATGCGATACTGCGGCATCTCGGCCGGGCGGGTGTTCGCGATCTTGTGGCGCACCATTGCCGCCTCGCGGAGCGGATTGCCCGAACGGTGTCTAACGAGCCCGGCTTAACAGTCCTGAACCGCATCCACAGCAACCAGGTTGCGATTTGCTGCGGCGACGGGACCGATGACGGCAAGCTCACCATGCAGGTCCTGCGGCGTGTTCAGGAAAATGGCAAAGTTTACCCGACACACGGCGAATGGGCTGGCCGCAAGATCATTCGGGCTTCTGTCATTGGATACGGCATGCAGGAAGAAGATGCTGACCTTCTTTCAACTGAAATAATTGATGCTTATCGCTGCTGTGTCGCGGATGTTCGCTGA
- a CDS encoding FAD-dependent oxidoreductase translates to MNKIFEVPLYPYARHADQDAPAPVRRKVVVIGAGPIGLAAAIDLAQAGTEVVILDDNDKVSFGSRAICFAKRPLEILDRLGCGQPMVDKGVQWNAGKVFFDERQVYDFNLLPEEGHKRPAFINLQQYYFEEYLVNRVRELQQQGAPLEIRGRNKVSAIGTHPSHVTLEIDTPEDSYNLEADWLIACDGAGSPTRRMLGLDFVGRVFEDNFLIADVIMEADFPTERWFWFDPPFNKGQSALLHKQPDGVWRIDLQLGWDIDKEREKRPENVIPRLKAMLGEDVKFELEWVSIYTFQCRRMEQFRHGRVLFAGDAAHQVSPFGARGANSGIQDTDNLCWKLQMVIDGTAPESLLDSYDTERVHGADENILNSSRSTDFITPKSEMSRVLRDAVLDLSEQFEFARPLVNSGRLSVPCTYDGSPLNSADALDGPERTRPGSSCPDVPLGDGFLLDKLGDKFVLLTIDADAPDVIEEEGIEVTRLALSIKDDKTLALKERYLGKHDSGVYLIRPDQHVAARRPGFDENQFRHAIRRAIGKE, encoded by the coding sequence ATGAACAAGATCTTTGAAGTCCCGTTGTACCCCTATGCGCGCCACGCGGATCAGGACGCCCCTGCCCCCGTGCGCCGCAAGGTGGTGGTGATCGGGGCAGGCCCAATCGGCCTGGCTGCCGCCATAGACCTGGCGCAAGCCGGCACCGAAGTGGTGATTCTGGATGACAACGACAAGGTGAGCTTCGGCTCCCGGGCGATCTGCTTTGCCAAGCGGCCCCTGGAGATCCTCGACCGGTTGGGCTGCGGCCAGCCGATGGTGGACAAGGGCGTGCAGTGGAATGCCGGCAAGGTGTTCTTTGACGAACGTCAGGTCTATGACTTCAATCTGCTGCCGGAGGAAGGCCACAAACGCCCCGCCTTCATCAATCTGCAGCAGTATTACTTTGAGGAATACCTGGTGAACCGGGTTCGCGAGCTGCAGCAGCAGGGCGCACCACTCGAAATCCGCGGCCGCAACAAGGTTTCGGCCATCGGCACTCATCCCAGCCATGTGACATTGGAAATCGACACGCCCGAAGACTCCTATAACCTGGAGGCCGATTGGCTGATCGCCTGCGACGGCGCAGGCTCTCCGACCCGGCGGATGCTGGGGCTGGACTTCGTCGGCCGGGTGTTCGAGGACAACTTCCTGATCGCCGATGTAATTATGGAGGCGGATTTTCCGACCGAACGCTGGTTCTGGTTCGACCCGCCATTCAACAAAGGACAGTCGGCGCTTTTGCACAAGCAACCGGACGGTGTCTGGCGGATTGATCTGCAATTGGGATGGGATATCGACAAGGAGCGCGAGAAACGCCCGGAAAACGTGATCCCGCGCCTCAAGGCGATGCTGGGGGAGGACGTGAAGTTCGAGCTGGAGTGGGTGTCGATCTACACATTCCAATGCCGCCGGATGGAGCAATTCCGCCATGGCCGGGTGCTGTTTGCCGGCGATGCCGCGCATCAGGTCTCGCCCTTTGGGGCCCGCGGTGCGAACTCCGGCATTCAGGACACCGACAACCTGTGCTGGAAGTTGCAGATGGTGATCGACGGCACCGCGCCGGAAAGCCTGCTGGACAGCTATGACACCGAGCGGGTTCACGGTGCGGATGAAAACATCCTGAACTCATCGCGCTCCACCGATTTCATCACGCCCAAGTCCGAGATGAGCCGGGTGCTGCGTGACGCGGTTCTGGACCTGTCCGAACAGTTTGAATTCGCCCGTCCGCTGGTGAACTCGGGCCGCCTGTCGGTGCCATGCACCTATGACGGCTCGCCGCTGAATTCGGCAGATGCACTGGACGGGCCAGAGCGTACCCGCCCAGGCTCTTCCTGCCCCGACGTGCCGCTGGGCGACGGATTCTTGCTAGACAAGCTGGGAGATAAATTCGTGCTGCTCACCATCGACGCCGATGCCCCCGATGTGATCGAGGAAGAAGGTATTGAAGTCACCCGGCTGGCGCTCTCCATCAAGGATGACAAGACGCTGGCGCTGAAGGAACGGTATCTGGGCAAGCATGACAGCGGTGTTTACCTGATCCGCCCGGACCAGCATGTTGCTGCCCGCCGCCCCGGCTTTGACGAAAACCAGTTCCGGCACGCAATCCGCCGGGCCATCGGCAAGGAGTGA
- the hmgA gene encoding homogentisate 1,2-dioxygenase, translated as MNRPADPHEMIQAPSLQGPNEGYMPGFANDFESEALPGALPQGMNSPQKCNYGLYGEQLSGTAFTADPPERTWCYRIRPSVKHSHRYEKIDLPLWKSAPYVDPDVISLGQYRWDPVPHSDQGMTWLTGMRTMTTAGDVNTQVGMASHIYLVTESMVDSYFFSADSELLVVPQEGRLRFTTELGIIDLAPQEIAIIPRGLVYRVEVLEGPCRGFVCENYGQKFELPGRGPIGANCMANPRDFRAPVAAFEDREAPSTVTIKWCGQFHETKIGHSPLDVVAWHGNYAPFKYDLTTYCPVGAILFDHPDPSIFTVLTAPSGVPGTANIDFVLFRERWMVAENTFRPPWYHKNIMSELMGNIYGQYDAKPQGFVPGGMSLHNMMLPHGPDKNAFEGASNSNLGPEKLENTMSFMFETRFPQHLTAFAAKEAPLQDDYIDCWNDIEKKFDGTPGLK; from the coding sequence ATGAATCGGCCCGCCGATCCCCATGAAATGATCCAGGCCCCCTCTCTTCAGGGGCCGAACGAGGGCTACATGCCCGGTTTTGCCAATGACTTTGAAAGTGAGGCGCTGCCCGGTGCGCTGCCGCAGGGTATGAACAGTCCGCAAAAGTGCAACTATGGCCTTTACGGCGAACAGCTGAGCGGCACCGCCTTTACCGCCGACCCGCCGGAACGGACCTGGTGCTACCGGATCCGCCCGTCGGTAAAGCACTCGCACCGCTATGAGAAAATCGACCTGCCGCTTTGGAAATCCGCGCCTTACGTTGACCCGGACGTGATCTCGCTGGGCCAGTACCGCTGGGATCCGGTGCCGCATTCAGATCAGGGCATGACCTGGCTCACCGGCATGCGCACCATGACCACCGCGGGAGACGTGAACACGCAAGTAGGCATGGCCAGCCACATCTATCTGGTCACCGAGTCGATGGTGGACAGCTACTTCTTTTCCGCTGATTCCGAACTGCTGGTAGTGCCTCAGGAAGGCAGGCTGCGTTTTACGACAGAACTGGGCATCATCGATCTCGCGCCGCAGGAGATTGCCATCATTCCGCGCGGGCTGGTGTACCGTGTTGAGGTGCTGGAAGGCCCCTGCCGCGGCTTTGTCTGCGAGAACTACGGCCAGAAATTCGAACTGCCGGGCCGCGGCCCGATCGGCGCCAATTGCATGGCCAACCCGCGCGACTTCAGGGCGCCGGTGGCAGCGTTTGAAGATCGTGAAGCCCCCTCGACCGTAACCATCAAATGGTGCGGCCAGTTTCACGAGACCAAAATCGGCCATTCGCCGCTGGATGTGGTTGCCTGGCACGGAAACTATGCGCCTTTCAAATACGATCTGACCACCTACTGCCCGGTTGGGGCGATCCTGTTCGATCACCCGGATCCGTCGATTTTCACTGTTCTGACCGCTCCTTCGGGCGTTCCGGGCACTGCCAATATCGACTTTGTGCTGTTCCGCGAGCGCTGGATGGTGGCGGAGAATACCTTCCGCCCGCCATGGTATCACAAGAACATCATGTCGGAGCTGATGGGCAACATCTATGGCCAGTATGACGCTAAGCCGCAGGGATTTGTTCCAGGCGGCATGTCGTTGCACAACATGATGCTGCCGCACGGGCCGGACAAAAACGCATTCGAGGGCGCGTCGAATTCCAACCTCGGCCCTGAAAAGCTGGAGAACACCATGTCCTTCATGTTCGAGACCCGCTTCCCGCAACATCTGACTGCCTTTGCTGCCAAGGAAGCGCCGCTGCAGGATGACTACATCGACTGCTGGAACGACATCGAAAAGAAATTCGACGGCACGCCCGGCCTGAAATGA
- a CDS encoding DUF2783 domain-containing protein, producing the protein MTEDQLILTANLERADDFYADLLTAHEGLSKAESDALNARLVLVLANHIGKRAILKQALAAAALKPGEDTA; encoded by the coding sequence ATGACCGAAGACCAATTGATCCTGACCGCCAACCTCGAGCGCGCCGACGATTTCTATGCAGATCTCCTGACCGCGCATGAGGGCCTCAGCAAAGCCGAAAGCGATGCGCTGAATGCGCGTCTGGTGCTGGTGCTGGCTAATCACATTGGAAAACGCGCGATCCTGAAACAGGCGCTGGCCGCGGCCGCGCTGAAACCTGGGGAGGACACCGCTTGA
- a CDS encoding VOC family protein — translation MKIEQIHHVAYRCKDAKQTVEWYNKMLHMDFVLAIAEDHVPSTHEPDPYMHIFMDAGNGNVLAFFELPTKPEMDRDRNTPVWVQHIAFKVKDRETLIQFKEHLEANGVEVLGVTDHSIFHSIYFFDPNGHRVELACPDPEEEALLKKLDSVKWEMLEEWSKTKKAPKHAEWLHAKELHKT, via the coding sequence TTGAAAATCGAACAGATCCACCACGTCGCCTACCGCTGCAAGGACGCCAAACAGACGGTAGAGTGGTACAACAAGATGCTGCACATGGACTTTGTCCTGGCAATTGCCGAGGACCATGTTCCATCAACGCATGAACCCGACCCATACATGCATATCTTCATGGATGCAGGTAACGGCAACGTTCTGGCCTTCTTTGAACTGCCGACCAAGCCGGAGATGGACCGCGACCGCAACACGCCGGTCTGGGTGCAGCATATCGCCTTCAAGGTGAAAGACCGCGAGACCCTGATCCAGTTCAAGGAGCATCTGGAGGCCAACGGTGTCGAAGTTCTGGGCGTCACAGACCACTCGATCTTCCACTCGATCTACTTCTTCGACCCGAACGGCCACCGGGTGGAACTGGCCTGTCCGGATCCCGAGGAAGAGGCGTTGCTGAAGAAGCTGGACTCGGTGAAATGGGAAATGCTGGAAGAATGGTCCAAGACCAAGAAGGCCCCCAAGCATGCCGAATGGCTGCACGCCAAGGAATTGCATAAGACCTGA